Part of the Pyricularia oryzae 70-15 chromosome 3, whole genome shotgun sequence genome, TTGCTGGGGAAGCGCAGGTCGACGACGTAGACGACCTTGAACCGCGGGCTCCCAAACTCGGCGCTGTGCACCTCGGCAGCGCGCAGCAGCACGGCAGCAATAGTGCGACTGCCACCTCCGGTCAGCACACACGAGCCCTCGCCGATGATCCTCGCGCCGCGCTCAGCGATCTCGGCCCTGGCCTGCTTGGCGCGGCTGGCGAAGACTCTGCTGTTGCGGATCAGGTACTGTCTCGTCTCCTCAAAGCCGGCGTGGGCATCGTTTGTGTCCTGCTTCTTAAGCGACCGGAGGAGGTACTGCTGGAAAAGATCCGTGCCTGCAGCAAGAGGCACGGGGTTGGGGACTGAGGTCCTGAGGCGATCGGCAGCCGTGCGGATGATGTCAAGCGTCTCCATCACGGTTGACGATGTGGTCTGGCCGAGAACATTGATGAGAGCCTCGATAGCAGCGACGGGCATGGTCAGTTCCGGATCGGAAGCGAGGATGCGCTCATATGTCTCGACGATACTGTGGAGCTTCTTAGCACGGAATATCTAAATATATACGAATATACAGCAGACGCGAGGGAGGCTGATGGAGAGCACATCGAGGTGGGTAGTGAAAAAGGCGGGGTGAGAAGGCGTACTCTGTGTTGGTTTGCGCATCGACGGCCTGTGAAGAGGCCTCCATCTCGGGAACTACTATATTCGACATTCTGGTCGTGGATTACTTGATTCCTATGGTAAGAATATCGgctggtttttctttttttccttttttgagGTTCATAGAGCCAAACATGCAGGTGGTCAGGGCTAGTATTTTGCGAATTGGCTGCGAGACTATGACGAGCAATTGAATGACTCAACCAGGGTTCTGTCGCTCGATAGCGGGATAGCTGCATTGAAAGTGGGGTACTATGAGCTTGAACGCTTATCACAGAGACCCTACTACCGGTAAACACCAACTTCACCTAGGGCTAGATTGCCATACCTACCCCGCGGCAAGAGGACGGACCCCTGTATCGGCTCCAGGTACGTGGTATGTATCAACTTACCGTACTCCTTCCTCCCGTTAAATAAAAGTTTCAACTTTGTATCGACAGCAAACTTGATTGACCGTAACTAAGATTACCTACCTTTACACATGCGCATTGACACTTTCTTTTCACCACGCACAGGCATAATCTTGTAATCTTTTTCTTCCAATCATAAAAGATGCAGACGTTTGATCCCGCAACAGGCGAGCAGCTGCCGTCAGAGGCCATTCAGCGTGTGCTCTTCATCGCGCCGGCCGTGCATGTCTACAACATTCCGCCTTTGGCCTCAAACAAGGGCTACATGGCCGCAACCTGGACTGAGGATCCCAAACGCCACATTTTCACCGCCAGACTGCGTGCCATTGAGACGGCCGTTCCCCAGGCGGGCGGCGAGGACAAGGTCAAGACGGACATTGTGCTGGAGGACTCGTCCACGGGCCAATTATTTGCCGCCGCACCGTACACCTCGGCTGCCGTCGTGGAGCCCACGCTGGACAGCTCCAGGTTTTTTGCTGTTAGGGTGCAGGATCCGGCGGGTAGGAAGGCTATTCTGGGCGTCGGCTTCGAGGAGAGGAGCGAATCTTTCGACTTTGGAGTGGCCTTGCAGGAAGCGAGAAAAGCATTAGGACTGGACCAGGACGCGGCCGGCGGGCCTCACGGAAAGCCCGTCCCTGCCGAGACGAGGCCCGAGATCAAGCGGGACTGGAGTTTAAAAGAAGGCGAGACCATCACAGTCAATCTCA contains:
- a CDS encoding translation initiation factor eIF-2B subunit alpha, encoding MSNIVVPEMEASSQAVDAQTNTDIVETYERILASDPELTMPVAAIEALINVLGQTTSSTVMETLDIIRTAADRLRTSVPNPVPLAAGTDLFQQYLLRSLKKQDTNDAHAGFEETRQYLIRNSRVFASRAKQARAEIAERGARIIGEGSCVLTGGGSRTIAAVLLRAAEVHSAEFGSPRFKVVYVVDLRFPSNVVENLRSRGVPVAEVSERDIAHVLRTTGVDFALLGAEVLCQSGGVLSRIGTYNIVELVAAYKKPVYFAAESHKIARVYPLSQLDLPRCGVQQQVANFTTSNEPPKQTSAANEDPIDYTPPKMITKVITEYGTKTPSGIYEMLLDIYS
- a CDS encoding adaptin ear-binding coat-associated protein 2, with product MQTFDPATGEQLPSEAIQRVLFIAPAVHVYNIPPLASNKGYMAATWTEDPKRHIFTARLRAIETAVPQAGGEDKVKTDIVLEDSSTGQLFAAAPYTSAAVVEPTLDSSRFFAVRVQDPAGRKAILGVGFEERSESFDFGVALQEARKALGLDQDAAGGPHGKPVPAETRPEIKRDWSLKEGETITVNLKGSKFGSRPRDAETKDSENAPLSSFSLAPPPSAPSSSSSNSLSSGGGFSLPPPPSAPPRSHARSPSHSEQQKRAAADLGFDDGQNGEFA